The Dehalococcoidia bacterium genome segment AGGCTCGCTCTCCGATCCTGGGATGAGGGATAATCAAATTCTCCGTCTCGATAACCTGGTCATTGTAGAACAGGATATCGATATCGATGACTCGCGGTCCGCTGGGAAAGCTGGAAATTCGGCCAATCTGGTTCTCAATCTCTTTGGCTAAGGAAAGCAGCTCCAAGGGATCGTTGCCGGTAGTGCCGAAGCATACCATGTTGAGAAACGAGGGCTGGTCCGGATAATCCAGAGGCTCCGTCTCGTAGATCGATGACGTTTTCTGAACCGCCACACTTTGAGCTAGGAGTTGGAGCGCTTTGTCTAGATTGGACTCTCGATCACCCAGATTGGAGCCAAGGCTGAGATAAACTTCGTTCATATCCATCCATTCGCTTGTGCCCTATTCTAACACCGCCACCAGAATCGTGCCACCCAAGAAAAGCGATTGAAAACTCGGCGAATGCTCCGCTTTCAGGGTGTACCCCACCCCCATGAAAGGTGTCTGTGGAGGGCGGCCTGAGGCCGCCCTCCACAGACACTTCTTCCTCCTCCAAGATCGGGTTGCACAGATGACTATTTCAGGCGCCAAGCCTTGATTGCTCTGATGACCTCGGTTAGAATAGGGCTGAGGCAAAGAAATGTTTGAATCGTTATCAGATAAGTTGTCATCCATATTCAGCAAACTCGGCAGCAAAGGCAAGCTGAACGAGAAGGACGTTGACGAGGCTCTGAGGCAGGTCAGGCTGGCGCTTCTGGAAGCCGACGTGAACTTCAAGGTGGCCAAGGAATTCATTGCCAAGGTGCGCGAACGGGCAATCGGCAAGGCAGTTCTGGAGAGCCTCACGCCCGGCCAGCAAGTCATCAAGATCGTCAACGAGGAACTGATCGCTATGCTGGGCGGCGGGCAGAACAAGCTCGCCCACGCAAACGTGCCTCCAACGGTTATTCTGATGGTCGGACTCCAGGGAGCGGGAAAGACAACCACTACCGCCAAACTGGGACTCCACATCAGGAGAAGCGGACAGAAGCCTTTACTGGTGGCTGCCGATCCCTACCGTCCCGCTGCCATCACACAGCTGATTACTCTAGGGAAACAGCTCGATCTGCCGGTTTACAGCGACGAAAAGACAAAGTCCGTGAAGGACATCTGTAAACAGGCCATGAAGCGAGCTAAGGAAATCGATGCCTCTACTGTCATTCTGGATACCGCCGGTCGGCTTCACATCGATGCGGAGCTCATGCGCGAACTGGAACAGGTCAAAGACGCGCTCCATCCCACGGAAGTGCTCCTCATCGCCGATGCCATGACAGGACAGGAAGCCGTCAAAATCGCTGAGGAGTTCCACACCAAAGTTGGACTCACCGGCGTCATCCTCACCAAGATGGATGGCGATGCCCGCGGCGGAGCCGCCCTTTCCCTCCGATCCGTCACCGGCGTGCCCATCAAGTTCGTGGGTACCGGGGAAAAAGCCGATGCCCTGGAGCCATTCTACCCGGATCGCATGGCCTCCCGAATTCTGGGGATGGGCGATCTTCTGAGCTTCATCGAAAAAGCGGAGGCTACCCTCGACCAGAAAAAGGCGCTGGAACTGGAGAAGAAAATCCGCAAATCCCAGTTCGACCTGGAAGACTTTCTGGACCAATTGCAGCAAATCAAGAAAATGGGGTCCATCACTCAGCTGGTCGATATGATCCCCGGCATGTCCAAAATCACCAAGAAACTTCCCTCCAACACGGGTCTGGAAGAAAAGCAAATGAAGAAAATCGAGGCCATCGTTCTCTCCATGACCCCCAAAGAACGCCAGTCTCCCGATATCATCGATGGCAGCCGGAAACGCCGCATCGCCCAGGGCAGCGGCACCACTACCCAGGACATCAACCAGCTCCTGAACCAGTTCAAACAGATGCAGAAAATGATGAAGCAAATGAGCTCCGGAAAAATGAAAGGCCTGCGTTTTCCGGGGATGTGATTATCGTCATAAGCGGTCAGCTTTCAGTTATTAGTTATCAGTAGGGGCGACTCTTGTGGTCGCCCTTCTTCTCCCCTTTCAGAGGGTTGATGTTGGACTTATGGCAAGACCGTTTCAAGTCTGGGAAGACATCTACACCATCGGCGGACCCGATCTATCGGCACCCGATGATTGCTGCGTGTACCTCGTCAAAGGATCGGAGCCAGTGATGATCGATGCCGGGGCAGGCAGGAGTTTCGATAAGCTCCAACAAAACATCAAGCGCCTCGGCGTCGCCCCCGAAGAGTTAGCCTCCATCATTGTCACCCACGCACATATCGACCACATCGGTGCGCTTCAGGCATTTCAGAGCCAGTTCGGCACCAAGATCGTGGCCCATGAACTGGACACCCACGCCATCGAGACCGGAGAGGGAACCTTCGCCGAATTCTACGGCACAACCTATCTCCCCTGCAAGGTCAACTTGAAACTCAGCAAACCGGAGGGAAGCCTGACCTTCGGCGAGCACCAATTCAGAGTTGTCCATATCCCCGGTCACACTCCGGGCAGTATCGCCATATATCTGGATATGGCAGGCAAACGCGTTCTCTTCGGACAGGATATTCACGGGCCCTACAATCCCCAGTGGGGAGCCGACCCCTCCAGGGCGCGAACATCCCTGAAGCTTCTCAGCAATCTGAATGCCGATATCCTCTGCGAAGGGCACTTCGGCATCTACCGACCGGCCAGCGAGGTCAACAAGTATATCCAGAGTTACCTTCGGATGCTACCCAGTCACTGACCGTTTCCACTAATGATGCCCTTCAGGATGGGTGATCCCAACCAATAATCCCCCATTTCCCGATCTCTCCCGGCCTGCGCATTCCAGCTATGCAGTGCCAGTCCAGAAGTAACCTGTGGCAAAATCCAGCAAGAGCCTGTAGAATGTTACACAGTGCGGCTTTAGAGCACATGGCATCGGAGGTGAATAACTTGACCCAGAGCGGAACATTAA includes the following:
- the folK gene encoding 2-amino-4-hydroxy-6-hydroxymethyldihydropteridine diphosphokinase, producing the protein MNEVYLSLGSNLGDRESNLDKALQLLAQSVAVQKTSSIYETEPLDYPDQPSFLNMVCFGTTGNDPLELLSLAKEIENQIGRISSFPSGPRVIDIDILFYNDQVIETENLIIPHPRIGERAFVLVPLAEIAPELVHPVNGKSIKKLLAEIAGLQQVRRWPDVSNIGKAAL
- the ffh gene encoding signal recognition particle protein; amino-acid sequence: MFESLSDKLSSIFSKLGSKGKLNEKDVDEALRQVRLALLEADVNFKVAKEFIAKVRERAIGKAVLESLTPGQQVIKIVNEELIAMLGGGQNKLAHANVPPTVILMVGLQGAGKTTTTAKLGLHIRRSGQKPLLVAADPYRPAAITQLITLGKQLDLPVYSDEKTKSVKDICKQAMKRAKEIDASTVILDTAGRLHIDAELMRELEQVKDALHPTEVLLIADAMTGQEAVKIAEEFHTKVGLTGVILTKMDGDARGGAALSLRSVTGVPIKFVGTGEKADALEPFYPDRMASRILGMGDLLSFIEKAEATLDQKKALELEKKIRKSQFDLEDFLDQLQQIKKMGSITQLVDMIPGMSKITKKLPSNTGLEEKQMKKIEAIVLSMTPKERQSPDIIDGSRKRRIAQGSGTTTQDINQLLNQFKQMQKMMKQMSSGKMKGLRFPGM
- a CDS encoding MBL fold metallo-hydrolase codes for the protein MARPFQVWEDIYTIGGPDLSAPDDCCVYLVKGSEPVMIDAGAGRSFDKLQQNIKRLGVAPEELASIIVTHAHIDHIGALQAFQSQFGTKIVAHELDTHAIETGEGTFAEFYGTTYLPCKVNLKLSKPEGSLTFGEHQFRVVHIPGHTPGSIAIYLDMAGKRVLFGQDIHGPYNPQWGADPSRARTSLKLLSNLNADILCEGHFGIYRPASEVNKYIQSYLRMLPSH